GATgcaagaagagaggggaagaagggtgTGAAAATGTGTGGGAGAAATGCAAGACAATCGTTAGGGTGAAAAGTCAAACAACRATGTCACAGGAGAGTAGAAACAAACGGTCCAAACAGTAGCTGTAAATAAAGAACAAGTCATGACAGGAACAAAGTAGGAGAAAGGTTACAGTGAAAAAGACAAGGGCAAATTCAGAAAACAATTAAAATGatcaaaaggtctgaatatttttctCCCTACTCACCTTCATCATTCTTTAGTCTATCCAGCTGGCCTTTCTCTATCAACGCCTCGCTCACCTTCACAAACACTATCATGCCACCAAAGGGGGAGGACAGAATCTCCTCAATAAACTCCTGATGAAAGGAAAAAGAAAGAGGGGAGTGTTTCATTTGAGTAAACTCTGATTATCTGTGAATCTGGCACACATGACAAAACTACATTAACCAGAATCGCTGAGCATTTTTACCTGGCTCCTGGCCTGGAGGAGCTGCTGGAAGCCCTCAACCTCTTTACTGTCATCGGCTGCCCTCTCCTATGacagagaggaaaacagcatGACATCTTCTAATTCTGTATATTCAGAAGacttagcctagcggttaagagcgttgggccagtaaccaaaaggtaccTGGTTTGAATTCCATAGCCGACTAGGTTAAACAGCTCTTGACATCTCCTTGAGCGAGGCAcctaaccataattgctcctgtaagtcgctttggataagaccatctactaaatgacttaaatataAATAACTGAACAAAGGAGTAATTTCAGGTGGGTAATAAGTTAATCGTTCATGTTTATGGTTTTASACTTGTTATTCTCACCATGAGTACATTGAGCATCATGTCGTAGTTGTTGATGAGGAAGATGGTCCCTGCGTGAAGGGAACTCTGCAGCCATCTTCAGGACAAAGTTCTCCACTTCAACCTGAAAATACCAGTGATAGCTATATCAATCACACAAACCACTATGTCAAATGTTCATGCTAATTGTAGGATCCCCACTATTTAactgtttttattgttgtttagtTGTGTACCTGCAGTTGGCCAAGGAGGGTGTGGGTTCGCTCGCTGGTGAATGTCTGGTTAATGCTAACGATGGCAGAAGAGAACTCTGCGTATCTACGTGTGATCTGAAACATGAACACAACTGGTGTCAACAACTGTMTGGTATTATTAGACACTGATACATGAAATACGtcaaaaacgtgtgtgtgtgttcatacataGTATGGTCTGGTGTCCAACACGCCCAGTTTCTGGGGGTCCGTGTTGCAGATGCTCTGAATGTTCATCTCCAGGATGAGCTCAAACCTGGGCCACAGCAGCTCCAGCACCGCCTCCCAGTACCTGGCACCCCATGGAGAAACAAATACATAATAGACCTATGAMAATGTGCATCAAGGGTCGATTCTGAGTTAAGATGTGTTTtcttttaacctctctagggtatgtgggacactaccgtcccacctggccaacatccggtgaaattgcagagcgccaaattcaaaaacagaagtacttagccaagtagaggagtaacaaaagtcagaaatagcgattaaaattaatcacttacctttgatgctCTTCATATGggtgcactcacaagactcccagttacacagttacctctttatatccaaaaacctcagttttgttggcgtgttttgttcagtaatccattggCTCAAAGGCAGTTACAACAGGCAGATAAAAAATCCAAAAAGTATcattaaagttcgtagaaacatgtcaaacgatgtttataatcaatcctcaggttgtttttNcgtcgccccacggacctcccggtcgtggccggctgcgacagagcctgggcgcgaacccagagactctggtggcgcagctagcactgcgatgcagtgctctagaccactgcgccacccgggaggccgatgTGTTTtcttttaacctctctagggtatgtgggacactaccttcccacctggccaacatccggggaaattgcagagcgccaaattcaaaaacagaagtACTTataataaaaattcataaaacatacaagtgttatacatcggcttaaagataaccttcttgttaatccaaccgatttcaaaaaggcttcacggcgaaagcataccatgtgattatctgaggacagcgtccagcacacaaaacattacaaacagttaccagccaagtagtggagtaacaaaagtcagaaatagcgataaaattaatcacttacctttgatgatcttcatatgggtgcactcacaagactcccagttacacaataaatgtttgttttgttcgataaagtccctctttatatccaaaaacctcagttttgttggtgcgttttgttcagtaatccattggCTCAAAGGCAGTTACAACAGGCAGATGAAAAATCCAAAAAGTATcattaaagttcgtagaaacatgtcaaacgatgtttataatcaatcctcaggttgtttttagtcataataatcaataatatttcaaccggacaatagcttcgtcaatataaaagagaaacaagaaaggcgcactctcggtcgtgcgcagaAACAGCTCTGGGACTTACCAGGGTCCACTCACTCAGTGGTCTTaatccctaatttttcagaatacaagcctgaaacaatttctaaagactgttgacatctagtggaagccataggaagtgcaatctgagtcCTAAGTCATTGGATACTGTATAGGCAGTCAATggaaaacaacaaacataaaaaaatcccacttcctggatggatttttctcaggttttcgcctgccatatcagttctgttatactcagagacattaacagttttggaaacttttaacagttttggaaactttagagtgttttctatccaaatctaccaattatatgcatatcctagcttctggtcctgagtaacaggcagtttactttgggcacgcttttcatccggaggtgaaaatagtggcccctaccctagtgagttttttttttttaaacaaatctgtAACAAATCCATTGACATGAATATTTGATTTTCATTAAACAAATTACATTAGTATGTCTTATGTCAGGCATCAAACATTCTATTTCACAGRACATACAGTAAAAAGACTACTGTATCATAGGTTAACAATCAACAGACTCCCCTTACATATAGAATATACACTCAacagacagtttattaggtacatccatctagtaccgggttggaccccccatttgcctccagaacagcctggatTCTACAAGGCGTTGGAAACATTTGTTGCTCAATTGGCAACAAGGGACTtaatgtgtgccaggaaaacattccccacaccagtacaccaccagcctgtatcaggcaggatgggtccatagACCCACGCTGCTTAGCGAAATcgtgactctgccatcagcatgacccatcaggaactgggattcgttgggccaggcaatgtttttctacTCCTCAAATTGTTTAGTGTTGTTGATTGTGTSCCCACtagagccgcttcttcttgttgttttgtagctgataggagtggaacccggtgttgtCGTCCGCTGCAATAGCttatccgtgacaaggaccgacgagttgtgcgttctgagatgccgttctgcacaccaacgttgtactgtgccgttatttgtctgtttgtggcccgcctgttagcttgcacgattcttgccattctccttcgacctctcatcaacgagctgttttcgcccacagggctgctgctgactggatgttttttgtttgtcgcaccattctcggtaaaccctagataagacactgttgtgcgtgagaagcccaggagggcggacgtttctgagatactggatccggtgcgcctggcaccgacaatcatacccggctcaaagttgcttaggtcactcgttttgcccattctaacactcaatcaaacagtaactgaatgcctcgatgcctgtctgcctgcattatatagcaagccacagccatgtgactcactgtctgtaggagcgatccattttcgtgcATTGGGTGGTGTTCTTAATAAACTTGCCGGTGAGTGTATAGTATACTGCAGGAAATAGGATATGTCATATATAGCATTATGCTCAAGAGTTAAAAATGTATGGAGTGTCATGGAGTATTTGCACAGAGATTGTTACTGACTTGTCCAGGGCTGGGATGGCCCTCTTGGTTGTGATKGCTCTGAAACGCAGGATGATGTGGATACACAGAAACACAGCRATGCTGTCGTAGCAATCCGATACATAGGTGGACATGCTCTTCTgcaggggaaaggagggagggaggaagggagggagggaggatggaaggaaaggagggagagagaggtgggtatAGGCATGATAGAGAAAGAGTCATATCATAATTAGAGACCATCATTTTCCAAAATGAAGGACTCCACTGTTACCTGCTGGGTTATGCCTTTACCATTTTTCTTTACAGCAATGTATGAGAAGTATTATCGTACCAGGAACAAGCTGAGTGTCTTTCCCATGACGCTGTTGAAGAGRTCCAGCRCAGAGTTTCCAGCCACCATGAAGAAGTCAAACAGGAAGAGGAACTCTCGACAGCCGTTGTCCAAGAGGGCGTAGTGCTGACTGCRGAACAGCGTCTCATAGGGAtactgagagaggaggaagaaggttgGTTGGGTGACTTGATAATCTACATGAATGTTAATATTATAACTCTGTACATTCCTCTGAGATGAGTGTGGTGACAAGAAGGCAGTGAGAGAAGCACAGGTGTATTGGAGCAGTACAGCTTAACGATATCTACACGTTTACGGTTGGYTTGGTGTCTTGCCTCACAACCGTACACTCTGCATGTTCAAATAGATTTCAAAGTAGTACCTAACGTCTTATAATAAGGTAGGGTAATTTAATTCAAAATGTCTGTTACACTTGTGCGGTAGTATATGGTATAGCTTGGGTGGTCTGATTTGGGTTGTACAACACTGCCAGTGGCCTCACCCTGCAGTCCCCTCTCTGGGCAGTGTGGGGGATGAGGATGGGCCCCTCCAGCTCGGCAGGGCTCAGCACGGCCCCCCGCTGGCCCAGGGTGAAGATGGTGTTCCTGCTCTTCAGGGAGGGCTTGGAGAAGAAACCTTTCTTGGCCGTGTCTTCCACTCCCATCAGGTCATCTTTGTCTGCCACATCCTCATACTTGtcaacagaaagagacagagaaagatattACGAGAACAGTATTAAATATTATCTGCTAATTCACTGATAATCAAACACTGTTGAAATTGTTGTACCATCAAACACAACATAGCYCCTAATGTACGTTATAGTGACACTTTGAAACAGGATTMTTTTCCAGAACATTTTAAAGTAACAACCTGAATTAAGTTATATTGAGCCTATAAACCAACATaagtttttttttacttcaaaatgtagcctccttcactccttcagactttgacattgctcattctgatatttcttaatatctttattttattttgggggatttgtgtgttttgttaggtattgctgcactgttggagttagaaacataagcatttcgctgcacctgcaataacatctgcaaaataggtggacgcgaccaataacatttcatttgatttagcACCATGTCATTCACTCACCTGTACTTTGAGCAGCCTGCCGCTGTAGGACTTGAAGTAGCTGTAATAGATCTTACTCATGGTGTCCACGTACACATCCCTGATCTCCTTAGCTACTGTCCTTTCATTTGCCAAGAGGAACTGATAGAAAAATCTAAAGTACGGAGAAAAAAGTTAGATTTTTGTAGATACATGATTGTGGTGGTGCTTTTTAGTCTATTTTACAGTTTCCAAACACGTGGAAGATTTTGAAGCAAGGAATCAGCCCGTTATATGCCTATATCATTACCTGTACTTAAGGAGAGTGTTCTGGGGGATTTGATAGTTGGTCATGGGCTTTCTGAAGAAATAAATCTTCTGCAGGATAAATTCTCTGATCTTTGCGACAGCCTATGGAACAAAATAAAAGACAGTTTAATACACAATATATTTGCTCCATTACCTTCCACACCATTATTCCTCACTTATATCTCCTTCTCCCATCCCATTCTCTCTTCTCCGTGTATCTTCACCTTGATTTTGAGGCGGTCCACGATGTCCTGGATGTCAGAGCAGGCCAAAGTCTCCCTGAAGCTGAGCTCTTTGGCAAAATTGATCTTGTTGTTGAGCTCATGGAGCTGCTCAAGGAACTCCTGCTCCGTAACCGGGCTCTCCACGATTACCCTGGAGGCGGACAAAATGTCGGGAACAATTATTAGAATACATGCTTGCCCATAGCACCACTTACAACATCATAGGTCGCCAgatcgcaattgtaaatgagaacttattctcaacttgcctacctggttaaataaaggggggggggaataaaaatAGAGACTGTCAAGTAAATTTCTCATAACAGACATCAATATGACATGTGCTCCCTAACCGCTTTCTATCCATATCTATGAAATATATACAGGTACATGTATTGTTacaaataacacaaacacacacgccctTACTGGATCATAGCTCCGGGCACCACCAGCTCATCCACCAGTTGGCTGAGGTGGCTGCGTACTGTTCTTCAGCCGCACGTTCATGCTGACCGACTGCTGCTGCAGAGTCTGGATCTCACTGCTGATGGACGAGAGGTCACTCTGGAAGCCGCTCAGCATGCCCTCCATTcgctgaagaaagagagaggggaggatagagggggggggggaagagagaggggatgaaagAGATTTATCATTGGCttcattatatatttttacatagaAAATTGTAAAAGCATTCTTTCAGACTCTGCACATGCAAAAATGAGGATCCATTTAGAATGGACTTATGAAGCCACTTGATACTTTTGATTGAGGGCATCATCCACTCACCTCCAGTATGKAGTCACAGGCTGTGATCTGGTTGTGCAGAGAGGCAATATTCTGGCTCTCCTTGATATCTGACACAAGCTTGGTCAAGGATTACCTATCAGGTTGAACTACTGAATCTATCAGGAATTACCATAAATAATGCACTAATTCTTTCACACAATCATTCGAAACATTAATACATGAATGGATACAGTCTTTGATGGAAGCTTGTTCAATTCGTTGGAGTTCACCCTCCACCTGTTTAGAGTAATGCCTGAGGTCAACTCCCTGAAAGAAACAGAGATTCAGATGAAAGGAAGCCATCAGTTGCAGGAATGTAGCcttatatacaatatataaaatGAAAACTAACAGGAAATAAAATTGAAACTAAATGTGTTGATGTTTAGGGACATGCATAGTGCAGCCATGGTACCATGGTCTTACCGTTTTCAGTGCCTCCTTCACCAAGTCATCTTCCAGATTAGCTTGTATGTGAACTGGGTTGGGGGGGTAGCTAGTTTAATATCCATAAAGGTTGGTTCTAACATTTATCCAAAACACTGAACTAATTAGCTAAATTGCTATTTGGTTATGAACCAATTTGACCTTATGATAGGACCAATACTTAATTCAAAAGACTACAATGCTGAAGGACTTACTATCCACTTCATCCAAGATGAACTCGTCTGTGGTCAAGTCCAAGTCACCCAGGTTGAGAGGGGCCATGGCATCTGTGTCAGGCTGCATCTGTTTCTGTGTCAGGCTGCATCTGTTTCTGTGTCAGGCTGCATCTGTTGCAGAATGACAGTAAGTCAACATGGCTTTAGTGTACTATGTACAGGAAGATATAACAATTCAATGAGTTAGCTAACTGACTCCGTTCATGGGAGTAAAGACTTAAATAGGCCTTTTCCATTGCAGGTTTTAGACAGGTGCTTTTTATGTTCCCACCTCTGAGGCCTGGCCCAAAAAAAGTATCGGGTTCTGGCCTACTCTGACTTGGGGCCAGAGGGGACTTCTGAGGTATGAGTCACCTTGGCAGGTAGCATGCTAGTTCTGGTGCAGGAACGACAAGAGCTTTTAACTTGCTAACAAGCAATCAGTGACTCTGGCTAGCTAGCCTTGCATCTGATGCRATGCATCTCTGATGCAAACACAACAATAAGGCAAAACGACAACAACAGAAGTCGGAACATTCAAGTTATCATAAATATATCTTGTATGCCAGAAATATTATCGAACGTCACCTCATCTTGTAAATATGACATGACATTCGCCGTCGAGTTGCCAGCTATGTTTACAKCGAACACAGCTACAGTcactgctccctccaccatagccTAAAAGAAAAAACTAGACACGAACGTAGTGTGCTATTTCCTAATGTCCCCGCGATACCTGAGTAAAAACGATtagaaaatataattttgaaatctgtttaaaatatgtatacatatgTATATGTCGAATACAATTACTATACAAATATACACTGTTTTAAATGTCATTTATATTGTATTCATTTCTATATTGTTTAAAAAGCTATTTAATATCGGTTCATGTTCCTAGACGGACAAGTTATGCCGTTGTA
This genomic window from Salvelinus sp. IW2-2015 linkage group LG30, ASM291031v2, whole genome shotgun sequence contains:
- the LOC111954938 gene encoding LOW QUALITY PROTEIN: vacuolar protein sorting-associated protein 52 homolog (The sequence of the model RefSeq protein was modified relative to this genomic sequence to represent the inferred CDS: inserted 4 bases in 2 codons), which produces MVEGAVTVAVFXVNIAGNSTANVMSYLQDEMQPDTDAMAPLNLGDLDLTTDEFILDEVDIHIQANLEDDLVKEALKTGVDLRHYSKQVEGELQRIEQASIKDYIKESQNIASLHNQITACDXILERMEGMLSGFQSDLSSISSEIQTLQQQSVSMNVRLKNXVRSHLSQLVDELVVPGAMIQVIVESPVTEQEFLEQLHELNNKINFAKELSFRETLACSDIQDIVDRLKIKAVAKIREFILQKIYFFRKPMTNYQIPQNTLLKYRFFYQFLLANERTVAKEIRDVYVDTMSKIYYSYFKSYSGRLLKVQYEDVADKDDLMGVEDTAKKGFFSKPSLKSRNTIFTLGQRGAVLSPAELEGPILIPHTAQRGDCRYPYETLFXSQHYALLDNGCREFLFLFDFFMVAGNSXLDLFNSVMGKTLSLFLKSMSTYVSDCYDSIAVFLCIHIILRFRAITTKRAIPALDKYWEAVLELLWPRFELILEMNIQSICNTDPQKLGVLDTRPYYITRRYAEFSSAIVSINQTFTSERTHTLLGQLQVEVENFVLKMAAEFPSRRDXIFLINNYDMMLNVLMERAADDSKEVEGFQQLLQARSQEFIEEILSSPFGGMIVFVKVSEALIEKGQLDRLKNDEARITQLVRGFSSTWKQAVEALSQDVMRSFTNFKNGTGIIQGALTQLIQYYHGFHKVLSQPXFRSLAVRSELINLHHLMVEVKKHKPNF